In Deltaproteobacteria bacterium, the following proteins share a genomic window:
- a CDS encoding PD-(D/E)XK nuclease domain-containing protein codes for DHVSWMEAGLAVYSYLQEKDCNSLETHFKTLFASIPNDWYRNNPISNYEGYYASVFYSHLAALGLNIVAEDVSNLGRCDLAVIYADRVYLFEFKVIDGEEPTGEAIKQLKTKGYAAKYKSKYTDVLQIGIEFSKLKRQIVGWECV; via the coding sequence CTGATCATGTTTCATGGATGGAGGCTGGTTTAGCAGTGTATAGCTATTTACAAGAAAAGGATTGTAACAGCTTAGAGACCCATTTTAAGACCCTCTTTGCATCCATCCCAAATGACTGGTATCGAAATAATCCCATTTCTAACTACGAAGGCTATTACGCAAGTGTGTTTTATAGTCATCTGGCAGCGTTAGGGCTAAATATCGTGGCAGAGGATGTGTCAAATCTTGGAAGATGTGACCTTGCTGTAATTTACGCAGATAGGGTGTATCTTTTTGAATTTAAGGTAATAGATGGGGAAGAGCCCACAGGTGAGGCAATTAAACAGCTAAAGACCAAAGGCTATGCTGCTAAATACAAAAGCAAATATACGGATGTCTTACAGATAGGCATAGAATTTTCCAAGCTCAAGCGCCAAATAGTTGGGTGGGAGTGTGTTTAA
- a CDS encoding LptF/LptG family permease, whose protein sequence is MTILSRLILREILFPFALSFLGLSGLFLVGRTFQILDPLAAAGLGISEFLSILFLLLPPLWLYILPMAVLLGVLVGFLRLSRDSEIVALFSLGLGPAAMIRSVIVFSVVVAMIGLSLSLFFIPRAKSATKEAIRGLTENVTARGIPSRTFMTPFPDLTLYVHDTDETGRILTGVYLRDTRRKDLTITGMAERGAIIAVPEDAAVALRLENGVLNRFGADPGRSDTIFFDSYTVKVGFGDVKRSKKRGELGFSDLLEALSLPDLSPKHRTLVLNEIHERLALPAGILIFGIIGVPLGVFFGRTGLSGGVTIGLFVFLAFYLSFAIAKNLAEAGSLPPGLSIWFPDAVFSVAAILLVAILQKKGPLKA, encoded by the coding sequence ATGACGATACTGTCCCGTCTGATTCTGAGGGAGATCCTTTTCCCGTTTGCCCTTTCCTTTTTGGGGCTTAGCGGGCTCTTTCTCGTGGGCAGGACCTTTCAGATCCTAGATCCCCTGGCGGCCGCCGGGCTTGGTATCAGTGAATTTCTCTCCATCCTTTTCCTGCTGCTTCCCCCACTTTGGCTTTACATCCTTCCCATGGCGGTCCTCCTCGGCGTGCTCGTCGGTTTTCTCCGCCTCTCCCGGGACAGCGAGATAGTCGCCCTTTTTTCCCTGGGGCTGGGGCCGGCCGCCATGATACGCTCCGTAATCGTTTTCTCCGTGGTAGTCGCCATGATCGGCCTTTCCCTCTCCCTGTTTTTCATCCCACGGGCCAAATCCGCCACCAAGGAGGCAATCCGCGGCCTGACCGAGAACGTGACCGCCCGGGGAATACCTTCCAGGACCTTCATGACCCCGTTTCCCGATCTTACCCTCTATGTCCACGATACCGATGAAACTGGCCGTATCCTCACGGGCGTGTATTTGCGAGACACCAGACGCAAGGATTTGACCATCACCGGCATGGCAGAGCGGGGGGCGATAATTGCCGTTCCCGAGGACGCGGCCGTGGCGCTTCGCCTTGAAAACGGCGTCCTGAACCGTTTTGGAGCAGATCCAGGGCGTTCGGACACCATTTTCTTTGACAGCTATACCGTAAAGGTCGGCTTTGGGGATGTGAAAAGGTCGAAAAAGAGGGGCGAACTTGGATTTTCAGACCTACTTGAGGCCTTGTCCCTACCGGATCTCTCCCCGAAACATCGTACCCTCGTGTTGAACGAGATCCACGAGAGGCTGGCCCTTCCGGCAGGAATCCTCATTTTCGGCATCATAGGGGTCCCGCTCGGGGTCTTTTTCGGGAGGACTGGCCTTTCCGGCGGGGTGACCATCGGTCTTTTTGTCTTTCTTGCCTTCTATCTCTCCTTTGCCATTGCAAAAAACCTGGCGGAAGCGGGTTCCCTTCCACCCGGCCTCTCCATCTGGTTCCCGGACGCCGTTTTTTCCGTTGCAGCGATCCTTCTGGTCGCGATCCTACAGAAAAAGGGGCCGCTCAAGGCGTAG
- a CDS encoding LptF/LptG family permease, which translates to MGILSTYLLRVHLSLLPLVLVGLVGINLVAFAFEKIDDVVDAGAPASLASIYFLLSIPRMVETFAPAAVVLSAMLATSVLARHNELLSFRTLGVGPWGIGRPFFLCSAVISVLTILFSATVVPLANSEADELWRFGVEKKELRGVFQAGHLYYHGNHEVWSAGLGSPDGASLRDVDVVTFGDTYQILTAIHADAARFDGKAWTFVRGTKKARQPGEAVFSEEIFETLTMPLEEKPGDFVAVQAPLAHQTLWSLWTGMKRLRGAGYVTAEQETHFWSRILYPFLGLTLLAASFPLILVQGRGGVGVGFVLGLGVCLGGLALWNIAIQVGLSGHVSPILPLLCVHGGLVLVGMIQMKKSRF; encoded by the coding sequence ATGGGTATTTTGTCCACATATCTCCTGAGGGTTCATCTTTCCCTCTTGCCTCTTGTTCTTGTTGGGCTTGTAGGGATAAACCTCGTGGCCTTCGCGTTCGAGAAGATCGATGACGTGGTGGACGCAGGTGCCCCGGCCTCGCTCGCCTCCATCTATTTTCTTCTTTCCATACCCCGAATGGTGGAGACATTCGCGCCGGCTGCAGTCGTCCTTTCCGCTATGCTCGCCACTTCTGTCCTCGCCCGTCACAATGAACTTCTTTCCTTTCGGACCCTTGGTGTAGGCCCTTGGGGCATTGGGCGTCCTTTTTTTCTCTGCAGTGCGGTGATATCGGTCCTTACGATCCTTTTTTCTGCCACAGTCGTCCCCTTGGCAAACTCAGAGGCCGACGAACTATGGCGTTTTGGCGTTGAGAAAAAGGAACTCAGGGGCGTTTTCCAGGCAGGGCATCTCTACTATCACGGAAACCATGAAGTTTGGTCCGCCGGACTTGGCTCCCCAGATGGCGCTTCGTTGCGTGACGTGGATGTGGTTACTTTCGGGGATACGTACCAGATCCTGACGGCCATACATGCAGATGCGGCGCGATTTGACGGGAAGGCGTGGACGTTCGTGAGGGGTACAAAAAAGGCCCGTCAGCCGGGCGAGGCGGTCTTTTCCGAGGAGATATTCGAGACCTTGACCATGCCTCTTGAAGAGAAGCCGGGGGATTTCGTCGCGGTCCAGGCGCCTCTTGCCCATCAGACCCTTTGGTCCTTGTGGACGGGCATGAAGCGGCTTCGAGGAGCCGGGTACGTAACTGCGGAACAGGAGACCCATTTCTGGTCACGGATCCTGTACCCGTTTCTCGGGCTGACGCTCCTTGCCGCTTCCTTTCCATTGATCCTCGTCCAGGGACGCGGGGGGGTAGGCGTGGGATTTGTTCTTGGTCTCGGCGTCTGTCTCGGGGGGCTCGCCCTATGGAATATCGCCATCCAGGTCGGCCTTTCCGGTCACGTATCGCCTATCCTGCCTCTCCTTTGCGTCCATGGAGGTCTTGTTCTTGTGGGTATGATCCAGATGAAAAAGTCGAGGTTCTGA
- the nth gene encoding endonuclease III, translating to METRQKAHRITEILKAAYGPQKTALFFRDPFGLLVAVILSAQCTDERVNKVTPLLLEKYPTPEHMAAAPIEDLEELVRTTGFFRNKARNIKGAAEVIQRRFGGIVPQTMEDLLTLPGVARKTANVVLTSAFGLVEGIVVDTHVKRVAHRLGLTEQTDPVKVEQDLMDILPREDWADFSFLLITHGRKVCQARRPRCTECPVLDECRYACEHGFSPR from the coding sequence ATGGAAACACGTCAGAAGGCACATCGGATCACGGAGATCCTGAAGGCCGCTTACGGGCCGCAGAAGACAGCGCTTTTTTTCCGCGATCCCTTTGGACTGCTCGTAGCGGTGATACTCTCGGCCCAGTGTACGGACGAGCGGGTCAACAAGGTCACGCCGCTCCTCCTTGAGAAATACCCCACGCCTGAACACATGGCCGCTGCACCCATCGAGGACCTGGAGGAGCTGGTACGCACCACCGGTTTTTTCCGGAACAAGGCAAGAAACATCAAAGGGGCCGCTGAAGTGATTCAGAGGCGTTTTGGCGGCATCGTCCCCCAGACCATGGAGGACCTCCTCACCCTTCCTGGTGTGGCCAGAAAGACCGCAAACGTCGTCCTTACGAGCGCATTTGGCCTTGTAGAGGGGATCGTGGTGGACACCCATGTCAAGAGGGTCGCCCACCGTCTCGGCCTCACTGAACAAACGGACCCGGTCAAGGTCGAGCAGGACCTCATGGATATCCTGCCCCGTGAGGATTGGGCGGATTTTTCCTTTCTTCTCATCACACACGGGAGGAAAGTTTGTCAGGCCCGCAGACCCAGATGTACGGAGTGTCCTGTTCTGGACGAGTGCCGGTACGCCTGTGAGCACGGATTTTCTCCACGCTGA
- a CDS encoding tRNA 2-thiocytidine(32) synthetase TtcA, with translation MGYLNKEVNRLVGQAIHSYGLLSDQDRILVAVSGGADSLLALWFLKHWLAKAPIRFTLLPVHLDMGFEKHDRSRTETLKRHFSSLGLSFHVEETDFGPYAHGPGNRGKSPCFLCSMLRRKRLFELADRLNCTKIALGHNRDDLVETFFLNLLYVGEMSTMVPRQEMFGGKITLIRPLALVEKRKIDRLARELRLPVTHNPCPSAGLTKRQEVKDLLERTYAMNPKIRGNIMRALTHVRPEYLPTAR, from the coding sequence ATGGGTTATCTCAACAAAGAGGTGAACCGCCTTGTCGGCCAGGCCATCCACAGCTACGGCCTTCTCTCTGACCAGGACCGGATTCTTGTCGCCGTCTCAGGGGGAGCGGACAGCCTCCTCGCCCTCTGGTTCCTGAAACACTGGCTCGCCAAGGCCCCGATCCGGTTCACCCTCCTCCCTGTCCATCTCGACATGGGCTTTGAGAAACATGACCGAAGCCGTACGGAGACCCTCAAAAGGCATTTCTCCAGCCTTGGCCTCTCCTTTCACGTGGAGGAGACCGACTTCGGACCCTATGCCCATGGGCCGGGAAACCGGGGGAAAAGCCCTTGCTTCCTCTGCTCCATGCTCCGGAGGAAAAGGCTCTTCGAGCTCGCAGATCGCCTCAATTGCACCAAAATCGCCCTTGGGCACAACAGAGACGACCTGGTCGAAACCTTTTTCCTGAACCTCCTCTACGTAGGGGAAATGAGCACCATGGTCCCCAGGCAGGAGATGTTCGGGGGGAAAATCACCCTCATCCGGCCCCTCGCCCTCGTGGAGAAAAGAAAGATCGACCGCCTCGCACGAGAGCTGCGCCTTCCTGTCACTCATAACCCCTGCCCGTCAGCCGGTCTCACAAAACGCCAAGAGGTGAAGGATCTCCTCGAACGGACCTATGCCATGAACCCCAAGATCCGGGGGAACATCATGCGCGCCCTCACGCACGTGCGGCCCGAATATCTCCCTACTGCCCGGTGA